A single region of the candidate division KSB1 bacterium genome encodes:
- the nuoE gene encoding NADH-quinone oxidoreductase subunit NuoE: protein METAKLDEIIAANGSTRAGIISILHEIQAQYNYLPEQPLRYVAQKLNIPLIDIYSIASFYHAFSLKPRGKHLIQCCLGTACHVRGSHRVLDELERRLGIRAGETTPDNQFTLKTVNCLGACALGPIVVVDQDYHGNTRVQKVAAILAKYSDNGTAASQ from the coding sequence ATGGAAACGGCAAAATTAGATGAGATCATCGCAGCCAATGGAAGCACCCGGGCTGGCATCATTTCAATTTTGCATGAGATTCAAGCCCAATATAACTACCTACCTGAACAACCACTCCGCTATGTTGCACAAAAATTAAACATTCCACTAATAGATATTTATAGCATTGCTTCATTCTATCATGCCTTTAGTTTGAAACCGCGAGGAAAGCATTTAATTCAATGCTGTCTTGGAACAGCGTGTCATGTGAGGGGTTCGCATCGTGTGTTGGATGAGTTAGAGCGAAGGCTAGGGATCAGAGCAGGGGAGACGACGCCGGATAACCAGTTTACGCTTAAAACAGTGAACTGTTTGGGCGCTTGTGCGTTGGGCCCCATCGTAGTAGTGGATCAGGATTACCACGGAAACACACGGGTTCAAAAGGTTGCAGCGATTCTCGCCAAATACAGTGATAATGGCACGGCAGCGTCTCAATAA
- a CDS encoding carbohydrate-binding family 9-like protein, giving the protein MVRTLIMNFGILFFFGGYSLSSSQPKQAFPTPKIPFNPKHYICYQANFPLKIDGKLDEPIWQQADWTDDFVDIEGDLKPRPRFRTRAKMLWDADYFYVAAELEEPDIWATLTERDAVIFYDNDFEIFIDPDGDTHEYYEFEMNAFNTVWDLLLIKPYRDGGPAVNAWDIQGLKTGVFIDGTINQPGDRDKFWSVEVALPWQVLKECAHRDTPPKNGDQWRVNFSRVEWQVEVSDGKYRKVVNPATGKPFPEDNWVWSPQGLINMHYPEMWGFVQFSDKIAGQEKDEFQFDPKETAKWTLRQIYYQERNYFEQLGRYTDELSKLNLKKADLNLPSTIHTTPNLFEATLKTGEQEIRITQDGRTMIK; this is encoded by the coding sequence GTGGTTAGAACGTTGATCATGAACTTCGGAATATTGTTCTTCTTTGGTGGTTACAGCCTTTCCTCTTCCCAACCGAAACAAGCTTTTCCCACACCCAAAATCCCATTCAATCCCAAACATTATATCTGTTATCAAGCCAATTTTCCATTAAAAATCGATGGCAAGCTCGATGAACCCATCTGGCAGCAGGCCGACTGGACCGATGATTTCGTGGACATCGAAGGCGATCTGAAGCCCAGACCCCGCTTTCGCACTCGGGCTAAGATGCTGTGGGATGCGGACTATTTCTACGTCGCCGCTGAGCTGGAGGAGCCCGACATCTGGGCGACCTTGACTGAGCGGGATGCGGTGATTTTTTATGACAATGATTTTGAGATCTTCATCGATCCTGACGGTGATACGCACGAGTATTATGAGTTCGAGATGAATGCCTTCAACACGGTCTGGGACCTGCTATTGATCAAGCCGTATCGAGACGGCGGGCCTGCGGTGAATGCCTGGGATATACAGGGATTGAAAACAGGCGTTTTTATCGATGGAACGATCAATCAGCCTGGGGATCGGGATAAATTCTGGTCGGTGGAAGTTGCCCTGCCGTGGCAGGTGCTCAAGGAATGTGCCCATCGGGATACGCCACCGAAAAATGGCGATCAGTGGCGGGTCAATTTCTCACGGGTGGAATGGCAGGTGGAAGTGAGCGATGGCAAGTACCGCAAGGTCGTCAATCCTGCCACGGGCAAGCCGTTTCCAGAGGACAACTGGGTTTGGTCGCCGCAGGGATTGATCAATATGCACTACCCCGAGATGTGGGGCTTTGTGCAATTCTCCGATAAAATCGCTGGTCAGGAGAAGGATGAATTTCAATTTGATCCAAAAGAAACGGCCAAATGGACGTTGAGGCAGATTTATTATCAGGAGCGAAATTATTTCGAGCAATTGGGTAGATACACTGATGAATTATCCAAATTGAATTTAAAGAAAGCGGATCTGAATTTGCCAAGCACGATTCATACAACCCCGAATCTGTTTGAAGCAACCTTAAAAACAGGGGAACAGGAAATACGGATTACGCAGGATGGCAGAACGATGATAAAATAG
- a CDS encoding flavodoxin family protein produces MKVLIFNGSPRSNGNTSALLQEVMRGATDVGAQVDQIIAYQANIRYCTGCLKCNLVRHCVLRDDEWPELSQKIIESDALIFGSPVYFHHLSAPLKKILDRFRSFMEVRITESGLQHTPWHQWRKHFVLILCLGSPAPDDAQPIIDLFQFMIEVLGEQNRLTVVVGTRLAVINQVRMTEGQLQELYTKLKLPLEFVAEDYRKNQELLAQCYQLGKNLAKWS; encoded by the coding sequence ATGAAGGTGCTGATTTTCAATGGGAGTCCTCGGAGTAACGGCAATACATCGGCATTGCTTCAGGAGGTTATGCGCGGTGCAACCGATGTCGGGGCTCAAGTGGATCAAATTATCGCCTATCAGGCAAATATTCGATATTGTACAGGCTGTCTGAAATGTAATCTAGTTCGCCATTGTGTTCTTCGAGATGATGAATGGCCAGAGCTGAGCCAAAAGATTATAGAGTCAGATGCGCTCATATTCGGTTCTCCAGTTTATTTTCATCATCTTTCCGCTCCACTGAAAAAAATATTGGATCGGTTTCGGTCGTTTATGGAAGTTCGCATCACTGAAAGCGGATTGCAGCACACTCCCTGGCATCAATGGCGAAAGCATTTTGTTTTGATCTTATGCCTTGGATCTCCTGCGCCAGATGATGCTCAACCCATCATCGATTTGTTCCAGTTCATGATTGAGGTATTGGGAGAACAAAACCGGCTAACGGTTGTGGTTGGTACTCGATTGGCTGTGATCAATCAAGTCCGAATGACCGAAGGACAGCTACAGGAGCTATATACAAAGCTGAAATTACCGCTCGAATTCGTTGCTGAGGACTATAGGAAAAATCAAGAATTGCTGGCTCAGTGCTATCAGCTAGGGAAAAACCTCGCTAAATGGAGCTAA